A window of the Salmo trutta chromosome 25, fSalTru1.1, whole genome shotgun sequence genome harbors these coding sequences:
- the LOC115162057 gene encoding uncharacterized protein LOC115162057, which translates to MCVCNKERALATCLTVERALATCLTVERALVTCLTVERALATCLTVERALATCLTVERALVTCLTVERALVMCLTVERALVTCLTVERALATCLTVERALATCLTVERALVTCLTVERALVTCLTVERALVTCLTVERALATCLTVERALATCLTVERALVTCLTVERALATCLTVERALVTCLTVERALATCLTVERALATCLTVERALATCLTVERALATCLTVERALVTCLTVERALVTCLTVERAFGYLSYCGESLGYVSYCGESLGYVSYCGESLGYVSYCGESLGYVSYCGFLPTELESFCCSSLCMLGKHRCSALSLHLHLSPFLHTLISPHLYLFLAAYCTSPLPLPPARLEMSPWRRPVWGL; encoded by the coding sequence atgtgtgtgtgtaacaaagAGAGAGCCTTGGCTACGTGTCTTACTGTGGAGAGAGCCTTGGCTACGTGTCTTACTGTGGAGAGAGCCTTGGTTACGTGTCTTACTGTGGAGAGAGCCTTGGCTACGTGTCTTACTGTGGAGAGAGCCTTGGCTACGTGTCTTACTGTGGAGAGAGCCTTGGTTACGTGTCTTACTGTGGAGAGAGCCTTGGTTATGTGTCTTACTGTGGAGAGAGCCTTGGTTACGTGTCTTACTGTGGAGAGAGCCTTGGCTACGTGTCTTACTGTGGAGAGAGCCTTGGCTACGTGTCTTACTGTGGAGAGAGCCTTGGTTACGTGTCTTACTGTGGAGAGAGCCTTGGTTACGTGTCTTACTGTGGAGAGAGCCTTGGTTACGTGTCTTACTGTGGAGAGAGCCTTGGCTACGTGTCTTACTGTGGAGAGAGCCTTGGCTACGTGTCTTACTGTGGAGAGAGCCTTGGTTACGTGTCTTACTGTGGAGAGAGCCTTGGCTACGTGTCTTACTGTGGAGAGAGCCTTGGTTACGTGTCTTACTGTGGAGAGAGCCTTGGCTACGTGTCTTACTGTGGAGAGAGCCTTGGCTACGTGTCTTACTGTGGAGAGAGCCTTGGCTACGTGTCTTACTGTGGAGAGAGCCTTGGCTACGTGTCTTACTGTGGAGAGAGCCTTGGTTACGTGTCTTACTGTGGAGAGAGCCTTGGTTACGTGTCTTACTGTGGAGAGAGCCTTTGGTTACCTGTCTTACTGTGGAGAGAGCCTTGGCTACGTGTCTTACTGTGGAGAGAGCCTTGGTTACGTGTCTTACTGTGGAGAGAGCCTTGGTTACGTGTCTTACTGTGGAGAGAGCCTTGGCTACGTGTCTTACTGTGGGTTCCTTCCTACTGAACTGGAGTCTTTTTGCTGCAGCTCACTTTGCATGTTGGGGAAGCACAggtgctctgctctctctctccatctccacttaTCCCCCTTTCTCCACACCCTCATCTCCCCCCACCTATATCTCTTTCTAGCTGCGTATTGTACTagtcctctccctctacctcctgCTAGGTTGGAAATGAGCCCTTGGAGGCGTCCAGTGTGGGGGCTTTAA